A single Dunckerocampus dactyliophorus isolate RoL2022-P2 chromosome 2, RoL_Ddac_1.1, whole genome shotgun sequence DNA region contains:
- the kirrel1b gene encoding kin of IRRE-like protein 1b isoform X3, translating to MPPLWILTLVLTLRPAWCVRFSQEPADQSVVLGERVVLSCVVFNYSGIVQWTKDGLALGVGEGLRAWPRYRVLRAVDTGQYNLEISNAELSDDSLYECQATEAALRSRRAKLNVLIPPEDPVVEGTPELLLMAGTPHNLTCVTRGAKPAAHIQWTKNGVPVEGAHQSTEVLPDRKRVTTRSYLPITPVDTDSSSNFTCVASNPAVPMGKRATVMLNVHHPPTVTLSIEPRSVLEGERVTFTCQATANPPIMGYRWAKGGVLLEGARESVFATTADHSFFTEPVSCQVFNAVGSTNVSILVDVHFGPILVVEPRPIAVDVNSDVTLNCKWSGNPPLTLTWTKKGSNMVLSNNNQLYLKSVSQADAGQYVCKAIVPRIGVGETEVMLTVNGPPIISSDPVQYAVRGEKGEIKCYIASTPPPDKIVWAWKENVWEKEKGTLMERYTVEQSKPPSQGGAVLSTLTINNVMESDFHSPYNCTAWNSFGPRTMIITLEETDIVPVGVIAGGTVGSSILLLMLLLALAFFLYRQRKGSRRGVTLGKPDIKVETVNKETHSLEEEAANVSTATRMVKAMYSPFKDDMDLKQDVRSESDTREEYELKDPTNGYYNVRATTHDEARPQSRTVHYQGEFRSSNPNSGASSGVSGGPPVAASGAVPPSAVPGSRAGCYDPRPPSRISHATYAQFNTFSRAAQSQQAAPSSVLQSPGDYPGDCGLLDSTTQLAYDNYGYPSQYPSYRMAFAPPIEEGPAYEMYPTGQGTGQGPGPGQQSPEAGLGKYGTATRFSYSSPPSDHSSRHTQRMQTHV from the exons CCTGGCCCAGGTACCGGGTGCTCCGGGCTGTGGACACGGGCCAGTACAACTTGGAGATCTCCAACGCTGAGCTGTCCGACGATTCACTGTACGAGTGTCAAGCCACTGAGGCTGCACTGCGCTCCAGAAGGGCCAAACTGAATGTTCTCA TCCCCCCCGAAGACCCGGTAGTGGAGGGAACCCCAGAGCTCCTGCTCATGGCTGGAACACCACACAACCTGACCTGTGTGACCCGCGGCGCCAAGCCTGCAGCACACATCCAGTGGACCAAGAATGGAGTGCCAGTGGAGGGGGCCCACCAGTCCACG GAAGTGCTGCCCGACAGGAAAAGGGTGACGACAAGGAGCTACCTTCCCATCACGCCGGTGGACACAGACAGTAGCAGCAACTTCACCTGCGTGGCCAGCAACCCAGCTGTCCCCATGGGCAAACGAGCCACCGTCATGCTCAACGTGCACC ATCCTCCAACGGTAACTTTGTCCATTGAGCCTCGCTCGGTGCTAGAAGGCGAGAGAGTCACCTTCACCTGCCAGGCCACTGCAAACCCACCTATCATGGGCTACAG GTGGGCTAAAGGTGGCGTGTTGCTAGAGGGCGCCAGAGAGAGCGTGTTTGCCACCACGGCCGACCACTCCTTCTTCACAGAACCTGTGTCCTGTCAGGTCTTCAACGCTGTGGGGAGCACCAATGTCAGCATCCTAGTGGACGTCCACt TTGGACCTATTCTGGTGGTGGAACCACGGCCCATCGCAGTTGACGTGAACTCGGACGTCACCCTGAACTGCAAGTGGTCCGGCAACCCCCCACTGACCCTCACGTGGACCAAGAAAGGCTCCAACATG GTGTTGAGCAACAACAACCAGCTCTACTTGAAGTCCGTGAGCCAAGCCGACGCTGGGCAGTATGTCTGCAAGGCCATTGTGCCACGCATTGGCGTGGGAGAGACCGAGGTTATGCTCACTGTCAATG GCCCCCCCATCATCTCCAGTGACCCAGTCCAGTATGCCGTCAGGGGGGAGAAAGGAGAGATCAAGTGCTACATCGCCAGCACCCCCCCACCTGATAAGATT GTGTGGGCGTGGAAGGAGAACGTATGGGAGAAGGAGAAAGGCACCCTGATGGAGAGGTACACGGTGGAGCAGAGTAAGCCACCATCGCAGGGCGGGGCCGTCCTCTCCACCCTCACCATCAACAACGTCATGGAGTCAGACTTCCACTCGCCGTACAACTGCACCGCCTGGAACTCCTTTGGCCCCCGCACCATGATCATCACGCTGGAGGAGACAG ATATTGTTCCAGTGGGAGTCATCGCCGGCGGTACGGTGGGCTCATCCATCCTGCTGCTCATGTTGCTGCTGGCACTCGCCTTCTTCCTCTACCGCCAACGCAAAGGCA GTCGCAGAGGGGTCACCCTCGGTAAACCAGACATCAAAGTCGAGACAGTCAACAAGGAGACCCACAgtctggaggaggaggcggccAACGTATCCACGGCAACCCGGATGGTCAAAGCCATGTACTCC CCCTTCAAAGACGACATGGACCTCAAGCAGGATGTCCGCAGCGAGAGCGATACGCGTGAGGAGTATGAGCTCAAG GATCCGACTAACGGCTACTATAACGTCAGAGCCACCACACACGATGAGGCTCGCCCCCAGTCTCGTACCGTCCACTACCAGGGTGAGTTCCGCTCCTCTAACCCAAACAGTGGAGCGTCCAGTGGCGTGTCTGGTGGACCTCCAGTCGCTGCCAGCGGTGCAGTCCCCCCCAGTGCGGTTCCAGGTTCTAGGGCCGGCTGCTACGACCCCCGTCCTCCTTCTCGGATCTCTCATGCCACATACGCCCAGTTCAACACTTTCTCCCGGGCGGCGCAGAGCCAGCAAGCTGCTCCCAGTTCGGTGCTTCAGTCACCCGGAGACTACCCAGGAGACTGCGGGCTGCTGGACAGTACGACCCAGTTGGCCTATGACAACTACGGATACCCCTCCCAGTATCCCAGCTACCGCATGGCCTTTGCACCACCCATAGAAGAGGGGCCAGCCTATGAGATGTATCCGACAGGACAAGGGACCGGGCAGGGGCCTGGGCCGGGACAGCAAAGTCCCGAAGCGGGACTCGGGAAGTACGGAACAGCCACTCGCTTTTCGTACTCATCGCCGCCATCTGATCATTCCAGCAGACACACACAGCGGATGCAGACTCATGTTTGA
- the kirrel1b gene encoding kin of IRRE-like protein 1b isoform X1 has product MPPLWILTLVLTLRPAWCVRFSQEPADQSVVLGERVVLSCVVFNYSGIVQWTKDGLALGVGEGLRAWPRYRVLRAVDTGQYNLEISNAELSDDSLYECQATEAALRSRRAKLNVLIPPEDPVVEGTPELLLMAGTPHNLTCVTRGAKPAAHIQWTKNGVPVEGAHQSTEVLPDRKRVTTRSYLPITPVDTDSSSNFTCVASNPAVPMGKRATVMLNVHHPPTVTLSIEPRSVLEGERVTFTCQATANPPIMGYRWAKGGVLLEGARESVFATTADHSFFTEPVSCQVFNAVGSTNVSILVDVHFGPILVVEPRPIAVDVNSDVTLNCKWSGNPPLTLTWTKKGSNMVLSNNNQLYLKSVSQADAGQYVCKAIVPRIGVGETEVMLTVNGPPIISSDPVQYAVRGEKGEIKCYIASTPPPDKIVWAWKENVWEKEKGTLMERYTVEQSKPPSQGGAVLSTLTINNVMESDFHSPYNCTAWNSFGPRTMIITLEETDIVPVGVIAGGTVGSSILLLMLLLALAFFLYRQRKGSRRGVTLGKPDIKVETVNKETHSLEEEAANVSTATRMVKAMYSFLPSVSLSPSTQPFKDDMDLKQDVRSESDTREEYELKDPTNGYYNVRATTHDEARPQSRTVHYQGEFRSSNPNSGASSGVSGGPPVAASGAVPPSAVPGSRAGCYDPRPPSRISHATYAQFNTFSRAAQSQQAAPSSVLQSPGDYPGDCGLLDSTTQLAYDNYGYPSQYPSYRMAFAPPIEEGPAYEMYPTGQGTGQGPGPGQQSPEAGLGKYGTATRFSYSSPPSDHSSRHTQRMQTHV; this is encoded by the exons CCTGGCCCAGGTACCGGGTGCTCCGGGCTGTGGACACGGGCCAGTACAACTTGGAGATCTCCAACGCTGAGCTGTCCGACGATTCACTGTACGAGTGTCAAGCCACTGAGGCTGCACTGCGCTCCAGAAGGGCCAAACTGAATGTTCTCA TCCCCCCCGAAGACCCGGTAGTGGAGGGAACCCCAGAGCTCCTGCTCATGGCTGGAACACCACACAACCTGACCTGTGTGACCCGCGGCGCCAAGCCTGCAGCACACATCCAGTGGACCAAGAATGGAGTGCCAGTGGAGGGGGCCCACCAGTCCACG GAAGTGCTGCCCGACAGGAAAAGGGTGACGACAAGGAGCTACCTTCCCATCACGCCGGTGGACACAGACAGTAGCAGCAACTTCACCTGCGTGGCCAGCAACCCAGCTGTCCCCATGGGCAAACGAGCCACCGTCATGCTCAACGTGCACC ATCCTCCAACGGTAACTTTGTCCATTGAGCCTCGCTCGGTGCTAGAAGGCGAGAGAGTCACCTTCACCTGCCAGGCCACTGCAAACCCACCTATCATGGGCTACAG GTGGGCTAAAGGTGGCGTGTTGCTAGAGGGCGCCAGAGAGAGCGTGTTTGCCACCACGGCCGACCACTCCTTCTTCACAGAACCTGTGTCCTGTCAGGTCTTCAACGCTGTGGGGAGCACCAATGTCAGCATCCTAGTGGACGTCCACt TTGGACCTATTCTGGTGGTGGAACCACGGCCCATCGCAGTTGACGTGAACTCGGACGTCACCCTGAACTGCAAGTGGTCCGGCAACCCCCCACTGACCCTCACGTGGACCAAGAAAGGCTCCAACATG GTGTTGAGCAACAACAACCAGCTCTACTTGAAGTCCGTGAGCCAAGCCGACGCTGGGCAGTATGTCTGCAAGGCCATTGTGCCACGCATTGGCGTGGGAGAGACCGAGGTTATGCTCACTGTCAATG GCCCCCCCATCATCTCCAGTGACCCAGTCCAGTATGCCGTCAGGGGGGAGAAAGGAGAGATCAAGTGCTACATCGCCAGCACCCCCCCACCTGATAAGATT GTGTGGGCGTGGAAGGAGAACGTATGGGAGAAGGAGAAAGGCACCCTGATGGAGAGGTACACGGTGGAGCAGAGTAAGCCACCATCGCAGGGCGGGGCCGTCCTCTCCACCCTCACCATCAACAACGTCATGGAGTCAGACTTCCACTCGCCGTACAACTGCACCGCCTGGAACTCCTTTGGCCCCCGCACCATGATCATCACGCTGGAGGAGACAG ATATTGTTCCAGTGGGAGTCATCGCCGGCGGTACGGTGGGCTCATCCATCCTGCTGCTCATGTTGCTGCTGGCACTCGCCTTCTTCCTCTACCGCCAACGCAAAGGCA GTCGCAGAGGGGTCACCCTCGGTAAACCAGACATCAAAGTCGAGACAGTCAACAAGGAGACCCACAgtctggaggaggaggcggccAACGTATCCACGGCAACCCGGATGGTCAAAGCCATGTACTCC TTTCTGCCCTCTGtctccctctctccctccaCTCAGCCCTTCAAAGACGACATGGACCTCAAGCAGGATGTCCGCAGCGAGAGCGATACGCGTGAGGAGTATGAGCTCAAG GATCCGACTAACGGCTACTATAACGTCAGAGCCACCACACACGATGAGGCTCGCCCCCAGTCTCGTACCGTCCACTACCAGGGTGAGTTCCGCTCCTCTAACCCAAACAGTGGAGCGTCCAGTGGCGTGTCTGGTGGACCTCCAGTCGCTGCCAGCGGTGCAGTCCCCCCCAGTGCGGTTCCAGGTTCTAGGGCCGGCTGCTACGACCCCCGTCCTCCTTCTCGGATCTCTCATGCCACATACGCCCAGTTCAACACTTTCTCCCGGGCGGCGCAGAGCCAGCAAGCTGCTCCCAGTTCGGTGCTTCAGTCACCCGGAGACTACCCAGGAGACTGCGGGCTGCTGGACAGTACGACCCAGTTGGCCTATGACAACTACGGATACCCCTCCCAGTATCCCAGCTACCGCATGGCCTTTGCACCACCCATAGAAGAGGGGCCAGCCTATGAGATGTATCCGACAGGACAAGGGACCGGGCAGGGGCCTGGGCCGGGACAGCAAAGTCCCGAAGCGGGACTCGGGAAGTACGGAACAGCCACTCGCTTTTCGTACTCATCGCCGCCATCTGATCATTCCAGCAGACACACACAGCGGATGCAGACTCATGTTTGA
- the kirrel1b gene encoding kin of IRRE-like protein 1b isoform X2 has translation MPPLWILTLVLTLRPAWCVRFSQEPADQSVVLGERVVLSCVVFNYSGIVQWTKDGLALGVGEGLRAWPRYRVLRAVDTGQYNLEISNAELSDDSLYECQATEAALRSRRAKLNVLIPPEDPVVEGTPELLLMAGTPHNLTCVTRGAKPAAHIQWTKNGVPVEGAHQSTEVLPDRKRVTTRSYLPITPVDTDSSSNFTCVASNPAVPMGKRATVMLNVHHPPTVTLSIEPRSVLEGERVTFTCQATANPPIMGYRWAKGGVLLEGARESVFATTADHSFFTEPVSCQVFNAVGSTNVSILVDVHFGPILVVEPRPIAVDVNSDVTLNCKWSGNPPLTLTWTKKGSNMVLSNNNQLYLKSVSQADAGQYVCKAIVPRIGVGETEVMLTVNGPPIISSDPVQYAVRGEKGEIKCYIASTPPPDKIVWAWKENVWEKEKGTLMERYTVEQSKPPSQGGAVLSTLTINNVMESDFHSPYNCTAWNSFGPRTMIITLEETDIVPVGVIAGGTVGSSILLLMLLLALAFFLYRQRKGRRGVTLGKPDIKVETVNKETHSLEEEAANVSTATRMVKAMYSFLPSVSLSPSTQPFKDDMDLKQDVRSESDTREEYELKDPTNGYYNVRATTHDEARPQSRTVHYQGEFRSSNPNSGASSGVSGGPPVAASGAVPPSAVPGSRAGCYDPRPPSRISHATYAQFNTFSRAAQSQQAAPSSVLQSPGDYPGDCGLLDSTTQLAYDNYGYPSQYPSYRMAFAPPIEEGPAYEMYPTGQGTGQGPGPGQQSPEAGLGKYGTATRFSYSSPPSDHSSRHTQRMQTHV, from the exons CCTGGCCCAGGTACCGGGTGCTCCGGGCTGTGGACACGGGCCAGTACAACTTGGAGATCTCCAACGCTGAGCTGTCCGACGATTCACTGTACGAGTGTCAAGCCACTGAGGCTGCACTGCGCTCCAGAAGGGCCAAACTGAATGTTCTCA TCCCCCCCGAAGACCCGGTAGTGGAGGGAACCCCAGAGCTCCTGCTCATGGCTGGAACACCACACAACCTGACCTGTGTGACCCGCGGCGCCAAGCCTGCAGCACACATCCAGTGGACCAAGAATGGAGTGCCAGTGGAGGGGGCCCACCAGTCCACG GAAGTGCTGCCCGACAGGAAAAGGGTGACGACAAGGAGCTACCTTCCCATCACGCCGGTGGACACAGACAGTAGCAGCAACTTCACCTGCGTGGCCAGCAACCCAGCTGTCCCCATGGGCAAACGAGCCACCGTCATGCTCAACGTGCACC ATCCTCCAACGGTAACTTTGTCCATTGAGCCTCGCTCGGTGCTAGAAGGCGAGAGAGTCACCTTCACCTGCCAGGCCACTGCAAACCCACCTATCATGGGCTACAG GTGGGCTAAAGGTGGCGTGTTGCTAGAGGGCGCCAGAGAGAGCGTGTTTGCCACCACGGCCGACCACTCCTTCTTCACAGAACCTGTGTCCTGTCAGGTCTTCAACGCTGTGGGGAGCACCAATGTCAGCATCCTAGTGGACGTCCACt TTGGACCTATTCTGGTGGTGGAACCACGGCCCATCGCAGTTGACGTGAACTCGGACGTCACCCTGAACTGCAAGTGGTCCGGCAACCCCCCACTGACCCTCACGTGGACCAAGAAAGGCTCCAACATG GTGTTGAGCAACAACAACCAGCTCTACTTGAAGTCCGTGAGCCAAGCCGACGCTGGGCAGTATGTCTGCAAGGCCATTGTGCCACGCATTGGCGTGGGAGAGACCGAGGTTATGCTCACTGTCAATG GCCCCCCCATCATCTCCAGTGACCCAGTCCAGTATGCCGTCAGGGGGGAGAAAGGAGAGATCAAGTGCTACATCGCCAGCACCCCCCCACCTGATAAGATT GTGTGGGCGTGGAAGGAGAACGTATGGGAGAAGGAGAAAGGCACCCTGATGGAGAGGTACACGGTGGAGCAGAGTAAGCCACCATCGCAGGGCGGGGCCGTCCTCTCCACCCTCACCATCAACAACGTCATGGAGTCAGACTTCCACTCGCCGTACAACTGCACCGCCTGGAACTCCTTTGGCCCCCGCACCATGATCATCACGCTGGAGGAGACAG ATATTGTTCCAGTGGGAGTCATCGCCGGCGGTACGGTGGGCTCATCCATCCTGCTGCTCATGTTGCTGCTGGCACTCGCCTTCTTCCTCTACCGCCAACGCAAAG GTCGCAGAGGGGTCACCCTCGGTAAACCAGACATCAAAGTCGAGACAGTCAACAAGGAGACCCACAgtctggaggaggaggcggccAACGTATCCACGGCAACCCGGATGGTCAAAGCCATGTACTCC TTTCTGCCCTCTGtctccctctctccctccaCTCAGCCCTTCAAAGACGACATGGACCTCAAGCAGGATGTCCGCAGCGAGAGCGATACGCGTGAGGAGTATGAGCTCAAG GATCCGACTAACGGCTACTATAACGTCAGAGCCACCACACACGATGAGGCTCGCCCCCAGTCTCGTACCGTCCACTACCAGGGTGAGTTCCGCTCCTCTAACCCAAACAGTGGAGCGTCCAGTGGCGTGTCTGGTGGACCTCCAGTCGCTGCCAGCGGTGCAGTCCCCCCCAGTGCGGTTCCAGGTTCTAGGGCCGGCTGCTACGACCCCCGTCCTCCTTCTCGGATCTCTCATGCCACATACGCCCAGTTCAACACTTTCTCCCGGGCGGCGCAGAGCCAGCAAGCTGCTCCCAGTTCGGTGCTTCAGTCACCCGGAGACTACCCAGGAGACTGCGGGCTGCTGGACAGTACGACCCAGTTGGCCTATGACAACTACGGATACCCCTCCCAGTATCCCAGCTACCGCATGGCCTTTGCACCACCCATAGAAGAGGGGCCAGCCTATGAGATGTATCCGACAGGACAAGGGACCGGGCAGGGGCCTGGGCCGGGACAGCAAAGTCCCGAAGCGGGACTCGGGAAGTACGGAACAGCCACTCGCTTTTCGTACTCATCGCCGCCATCTGATCATTCCAGCAGACACACACAGCGGATGCAGACTCATGTTTGA